From one Planococcus citri chromosome 3, ihPlaCitr1.1, whole genome shotgun sequence genomic stretch:
- the LOC135841157 gene encoding uncharacterized protein LOC135841157, whose product MVHFNQSRMNDSWIKQIISNFFANGTDVFGKESTYHGFEAIDPNPDSALTTPDGFQSVQLYGKILYKDEKNSCVKSIPIIIKSTPGSACSKFISFSFANEINFYSKMVPIMSTIDDSFSSLFPTFYHAEMMFSEKQSESAIVFENLKSRGFKLAEKKSFLDYQHLALMMRKLGQFHAYSYKAKSDNFVSRLFNPIAKSFQETSPIMNGEMQISIDVLQSTANRGLELLKKDAKYSPYISQIHSLVQNVDIIYKRALTADKENPILVLTHGDYLRNNVMFRYENDTPDDMLMIDMATCRYGSPVIDLVSVLYINADQATRNKYWDELIDEYYTALKKTFPDNQVPSKNAILSEFVGKSFYGYIVAAYFLPSLIADDYKIPYPPEMDPEICRKFDEFNFEEVPREMWMKLFLLVGGDLGTQALKDILQDMIDRGFICSQLK is encoded by the coding sequence ATGGTACACTTTAATCAATCCAGAATGAATGATTCGTGGATTAAGcaaataatttcgaattttttcgccaatGGTACGGATGTTTTTGGCAAAGAAAGCACATATCACGGCTTCGAAGCAATTGATCCGAATCCAGACTCAGCTCTAACCACACCGGATGGTTTCCAATCAGTTCAACTCTACGGGAAGATTCTCTACAAAGATGAGAAAAACAGCTGTGTGAAATCAATCCCGATCATCATTAAATCAACACCGGGGTCAGCTTGCAGTaagtttatttctttttcattcgCCAACGAGattaatttttactcgaaaatggTTCCTATCATGAGCACAATCGACGATTCGTTTTCTTCGCTGTTTCCGACATTTTACCACGCCGAAATGATGTTCAGCGAAAAACAGAGTGAATCGGCGATCgtttttgaaaacctgaaatCTCGAGGATTCAAATTGGCCGAGAAAAAGTCGTTTCTCGATTATCAGCATTTAGCTTTAATGATGCGTAAACTGGGTCAATTCCACGCTTATTCCTATAAAGCTAAGAGTGATAATTTTGTATCTCGTTTGTTCAACCCGATAGCTAAAAGTTTTCAAGAAACGAGCCCAATTATGAATGGAGAAATGCAAATAAGCATCGATGTATTGCAAAGTACAGCAAATCGTGGCCTCGAGCTTTTGAAGAAAGATGCCAAATACTCGCCGTATATTTCGCAGATTCATTCATTGGTGCAAAATGTCGATATTATTTATAAACGAGCTTTAACGGCGGATAAAGAAAATCCCATATTGGTGCTCACTCACGGCGATTATTTGAGAAACAACGTCATGTTTCGGTATGAAAATGATACTCCGGATGATATGTTGATGATCGATATGGCCACATGTCGTTATGGCTCACCTGTGATCGATTTGGTTAGCGTGTTGTACATAAATGCTGACCAAGCAACCAGGAACAAATACTGGGACGAGTTGATCGACGAGTACTATACCGCTCTGAAGAAAACATTCCCAGATAACCAAGTGCCATCCAAGAATGCAATCCTGTCGGAATTTGTAGGCAAGTCGTTCTACGGATACATCGTGGCAGCTTATTTTTTACCCAGTTTGATCGCTGACGATTACAAAATCCCCTATCCTCCGGAAATGGATCCGGAAATATGTAGGAAATTTGACGAGTTTAATTTCGAGGAAGTGCCTCGAGAAATGTGGATGAAATTATTCTTATTGGTGGGAGGAGATTTAGGAACACAAGCGTTGAAAGATATACTTCAAGATATGATCGATAGAGGATTTATTTGTAGCCAATTGAAATGA